The following coding sequences lie in one Lentilactobacillus sp. SPB1-3 genomic window:
- a CDS encoding GAF domain-containing protein has protein sequence MLEARNLVNQQLDALLTEETDVIANMANAAALLHQTLEDINWVGFYRYVKENDELILGPFQGNVACMHIKNGTGVCGTALTNREVLRVSDVTKFAGHIACDANSRSEIVIPLYKGDHIYGVIDIDSPIVDRFSEEDEKDLTEFGEVFLQHVD, from the coding sequence ATGTTAGAAGCAAGAAATTTAGTAAATCAACAATTAGATGCACTATTAACTGAAGAAACGGATGTTATCGCTAATATGGCAAACGCCGCAGCTTTATTACACCAAACTCTTGAAGATATTAATTGGGTCGGTTTTTATCGATACGTTAAAGAAAACGACGAACTAATTCTTGGACCTTTTCAAGGAAACGTCGCTTGCATGCATATTAAAAATGGAACTGGTGTCTGTGGCACCGCTCTAACTAATCGTGAAGTATTACGAGTTAGTGATGTCACTAAATTCGCTGGTCACATTGCATGTGACGCAAATTCACGTTCAGAAATCGTCATCCCTCTATATAAAGGTGATCATATTTATGGAGTTATCGATATTGATTCACCGATCGTGGATCGTTTTTCTGAAGAAGATGAAAAGGACTTGACTGAGTTCGGTGAAGTATTCTTGCAACATGTTGACTAA
- the rpsD gene encoding 30S ribosomal protein S4 translates to MSRYTGPSWRISRRLGISLSGTGKELARRPYAPGDHGQGRRGKLSEYGLQLHEKQKLRFMYGLSERQFSNLFTRAGKIREGKHGVNFMVLLERRLDNMVYRLGLATTRRQARQLVNHGHITVDGKRVDIPSYEVSEGQVISVREKSKDLQIIKDAVEAVVGRPQYVQFDADKLEGSLVRLPQREELDADIDESLIVEYYNKL, encoded by the coding sequence ATGTCTAGATATACAGGTCCAAGTTGGAGAATTTCACGTCGTCTAGGAATTTCTTTATCAGGTACTGGTAAGGAACTTGCTCGTCGCCCTTACGCACCAGGAGATCATGGTCAAGGTCGTCGTGGTAAACTTTCAGAATATGGTTTACAACTACACGAAAAGCAAAAGCTACGTTTCATGTACGGCTTGAGCGAACGTCAATTCTCAAACCTATTCACTCGTGCAGGTAAGATTCGTGAAGGTAAGCATGGTGTTAACTTCATGGTATTACTTGAAAGACGTTTGGATAACATGGTTTACCGTCTTGGTTTAGCTACTACTCGTCGTCAAGCACGTCAATTAGTAAACCACGGTCACATCACTGTTGATGGTAAACGTGTTGATATTCCTTCATACGAAGTTTCTGAAGGCCAAGTTATTTCAGTTCGTGAGAAGTCAAAAGATCTTCAAATTATTAAGGATGCAGTTGAAGCTGTTGTGGGTCGTCCACAATATGTTCAATTCGATGCTGATAAGCTTGAAGGTTCATTAGTTCGTCTTCCACAACGTGAAGAACTTGATGCAGATATCGACGAATCACTTATCGTTGAATACTACAACAAACTATAA
- a CDS encoding replication-associated recombination protein A — MQQPLAYRMRPTKIEDIVGQQDLVGPGKIINRMVKAKMLSSMILYGPPGTGKTSIASAIAGSTKYAFRTLNAATDSKKELQVVAEEAKMSGTVVLLLDEIHRLDKAKQDFLLPLLEKGAIILIGATTENPYISINPAIRSRTQIFEVHPLTPTDISKAIQRALKDTENGLGNFHVTLDDDALDFMSKATNGDLRTSLNALELAVKSTEEIDGKIHITLPIIEECLQRKSLSSDKNGDAHYDVISALQKSIRGSDTDAALHYASRLIAAGDLVSLMRRLLVIAYEDIGLANPAACARAVSAVDAARQLGLPEARIPIANAIIELALSPKSNSAMSAIDGALADVKSGNFGDVPDHLKDAHYKGAADLGHGVDYKYPHDYPNDWVNQQYLPDKIKHAQYYVPKENGKIEQRLKIQYEQLREATRSNKKK; from the coding sequence ATGCAACAACCTTTAGCTTATAGAATGCGTCCTACTAAAATTGAAGACATCGTTGGTCAACAAGACTTAGTAGGACCTGGAAAAATAATAAATCGAATGGTCAAAGCAAAGATGCTTTCCTCAATGATTCTGTATGGTCCGCCTGGCACTGGCAAAACCAGTATTGCCAGTGCCATTGCAGGCTCAACAAAATATGCATTCAGAACTTTAAATGCTGCGACTGATTCAAAAAAAGAACTTCAAGTCGTCGCTGAGGAAGCTAAGATGAGTGGAACCGTGGTTTTATTACTAGATGAAATTCATCGACTAGATAAAGCCAAGCAGGATTTCCTATTGCCCCTCCTGGAAAAAGGCGCAATTATTTTAATTGGTGCCACTACTGAAAATCCTTATATCAGCATCAATCCGGCCATTAGAAGTAGAACCCAAATTTTCGAAGTGCATCCATTGACTCCCACTGACATCAGTAAAGCCATTCAAAGAGCTTTAAAAGACACTGAAAATGGCTTAGGAAACTTCCATGTTACTTTAGACGATGACGCTCTAGATTTCATGTCAAAAGCAACTAATGGCGATTTAAGAACTTCTTTGAATGCATTAGAATTAGCAGTTAAATCAACAGAAGAAATTGACGGAAAAATTCACATCACCCTACCTATCATTGAAGAATGTCTTCAAAGAAAATCACTTTCTTCAGATAAAAATGGTGATGCCCACTATGACGTTATCTCTGCTTTACAAAAATCGATTCGTGGATCGGATACGGATGCTGCTTTGCATTACGCATCACGATTGATTGCGGCTGGTGACCTTGTATCGTTGATGAGACGTTTGTTAGTAATTGCCTATGAAGACATTGGGCTTGCCAATCCGGCTGCGTGTGCGCGTGCCGTGAGTGCCGTGGACGCTGCCCGTCAGTTAGGATTACCAGAAGCACGGATTCCAATTGCCAACGCCATTATTGAACTGGCACTAAGTCCTAAATCTAACTCAGCAATGAGTGCCATTGATGGTGCCTTAGCAGATGTGAAATCCGGTAATTTTGGTGATGTGCCAGATCATTTAAAAGATGCTCATTACAAAGGCGCAGCTGACTTAGGCCATGGTGTGGACTACAAGTATCCTCACGATTATCCAAATGACTGGGTCAATCAACAATATTTACCGGATAAGATTAAGCATGCTCAGTATTACGTGCCAAAAGAAAATGGCAAAATCGAACAACGATTAAAAATACAATATGAACAATTACGGGAAGCAACCCGTTCCAATAAAAAGAAATAA
- a CDS encoding universal stress protein has translation MLQQYKHILVPVDGSYEAELAYKKGVAVALRNNATLHLIHVVDTRAFQNISSFDTSMVEQVTDTAKKTLDKYVEDAKAAGLQDIDYSIEYGAPKSVIAKDIPESLNIDLIMIGATGLNAVERLLIGSVTEYVTRTASADVLVVRTDLDNNPAVNPNKSK, from the coding sequence ATGCTACAACAATACAAACACATTTTAGTTCCAGTTGATGGATCTTACGAAGCTGAATTAGCTTACAAAAAAGGCGTGGCAGTTGCGTTAAGAAATAATGCAACTTTGCATTTAATTCACGTCGTGGATACTCGGGCATTCCAAAACATTTCTAGCTTTGACACATCAATGGTCGAGCAAGTTACGGATACAGCAAAGAAAACTTTGGATAAGTACGTTGAAGATGCCAAAGCTGCTGGACTACAGGACATTGACTATTCTATCGAATATGGTGCTCCTAAATCAGTTATCGCAAAAGACATTCCTGAATCACTAAATATTGATTTAATCATGATTGGTGCAACTGGATTAAATGCCGTCGAAAGATTATTAATTGGCTCAGTTACTGAATATGTAACAAGAACAGCATCTGCCGACGTTTTGGTCGTTAGAACTGATCTTGACAATAACCCCGCAGTTAATCCAAATAAATCTAAGTAA
- a CDS encoding helix-turn-helix domain-containing protein — protein sequence MSSKYCGESIKKRRLELGLSQTELAEDICSQGMISQIEANNIYPRGDVAVKLCKRLSLELTKLVENGSYGKTVFDYIGRHLQKHCYQEATEGNDKVNQKLLENPTYKGIHHCFKGFSKLFVEDDVTEALVEFTECLSHYHKHVGDLYVAWCCLGMGLVYKQMGLKKHSLENVKRAAKKLVDLKDDQDATIESVTDIYLDVLAVCLELEEYELVEKFTEKIIAFQKNCELPSDSAQPLTMYRLAEIYEFQAKSLFARGKHVDGTISQLMEYAFAYYDGNEAIVDKVKNGNQELFEMFLEKIRPREGRPTMIR from the coding sequence ATGTCTTCTAAATACTGCGGCGAATCAATTAAGAAGCGACGGTTGGAACTGGGATTATCTCAGACTGAGCTTGCTGAAGATATTTGTTCTCAAGGGATGATCAGCCAAATTGAGGCAAATAACATCTATCCAAGAGGTGATGTCGCTGTTAAGCTTTGCAAACGACTTAGTTTAGAATTAACGAAATTAGTCGAAAACGGTAGTTATGGAAAGACTGTTTTTGACTATATTGGCAGGCATTTACAAAAACATTGCTATCAAGAAGCCACTGAGGGCAACGATAAAGTTAATCAAAAGTTGTTAGAGAACCCAACCTATAAAGGCATTCATCATTGTTTTAAAGGATTCAGCAAATTATTTGTTGAGGATGATGTCACAGAAGCTTTGGTTGAATTCACGGAATGCTTGTCTCATTACCACAAACACGTGGGTGACCTATATGTTGCCTGGTGTTGTTTGGGCATGGGACTGGTTTATAAACAAATGGGATTGAAAAAACATTCGTTAGAGAATGTAAAACGAGCTGCTAAGAAGTTAGTTGATTTAAAAGATGATCAGGATGCGACTATCGAGTCAGTCACTGATATTTATTTGGATGTATTAGCAGTTTGTTTAGAGTTGGAAGAATATGAATTGGTGGAGAAATTCACAGAAAAGATTATTGCTTTTCAAAAAAATTGTGAATTACCAAGTGATTCTGCCCAGCCGTTAACTATGTATAGATTGGCAGAAATTTATGAATTTCAGGCTAAATCATTGTTTGCTCGTGGCAAACATGTGGACGGGACCATTAGTCAATTGATGGAATATGCTTTCGCATACTATGATGGTAACGAAGCTATCGTGGATAAAGTGAAGAATGGCAATCAAGAGTTATTCGAAATGTTTCTAGAAAAAATTCGTCCTCGAGAAGGGCGACCAACGATGATTCGGTAG
- a CDS encoding DNA-3-methyladenine glycosylase I, whose protein sequence is MTTRCEWANKSPELMYYHDCRWGKPVYDFNGLFHALVLEIFQAGLSFQTVLKFELGLKSAFANFNPQDVANYSEEKWNDLYNDKNIIRNHAKIDAVLHNAMVISADVDRFIEIVWGNTNDMPIDHRLSHDLGQDEMRFFVDKYVQQFKQMGLKRMGPVTTYSFLQAVGVVNDHILDCAFRK, encoded by the coding sequence ATGACAACTAGATGCGAATGGGCAAATAAAAGTCCTGAGTTAATGTATTACCATGATTGCAGGTGGGGAAAACCTGTCTATGATTTCAATGGACTATTCCATGCGTTGGTTCTAGAAATATTTCAAGCAGGGCTATCATTTCAGACAGTTCTAAAATTCGAACTCGGTCTGAAGAGTGCGTTTGCCAATTTTAACCCTCAAGATGTTGCTAATTATTCTGAAGAAAAGTGGAATGATTTATATAACGACAAAAATATAATTCGTAACCATGCAAAAATCGATGCGGTTTTGCATAACGCTATGGTAATTAGTGCAGATGTGGACCGATTCATAGAGATTGTCTGGGGAAATACTAACGATATGCCCATCGATCATAGATTAAGTCATGATCTTGGACAAGATGAGATGCGATTTTTCGTTGATAAATATGTCCAGCAATTTAAGCAAATGGGTTTGAAAAGGATGGGACCAGTAACAACTTATAGTTTTTTGCAAGCCGTTGGGGTAGTGAATGATCATATCCTTGATTGTGCATTTAGAAAATAA
- a CDS encoding glycerophosphodiester phosphodiesterase family protein gives MSVNFKDKLELTSILLVAIVTNLIIGRVLNSPMVTFIIILISLLIQAGLVTSLRNKLDDRSSSYKNFGLYFISLILILPTGIMGIFTPLKMNIPVTGAMLTWLTINRRILILIGVIVYLAALFFLSTALHDAFRKNSGKSLFKEWLKLIFELFELVIGTFLIIFVMAGIARVFNGGLSLTLINAGIMVLVNYYQMRICLKIFGLSDVKQKVHNNWHVILTLGSCWLIVCGIQSTLKPLVTARNNDKIVVHRGVIDGNGEYNRISSLNKNGGKGYPFIEMDIQETKDHQFICQHDDTIDIQGKLQLVNSLTLKQIQKHKQTDLFGDYLKKAGKLRQKLIVELKATNISSKNMGFAFVKQFGKQMAQQHNMVHSIDYQYLMQIKSLQPRIKVGLVTMLNVFDITKLKPDFYTVQRVTMNDYLIAQCQSVGRPVFSWTNNSVMAMKTAKLLGVQGQVTDRASLLKHVDINQKKDAWLLILNKVWDYA, from the coding sequence GTGTCAGTTAATTTCAAAGATAAGTTGGAACTTACAAGTATACTTTTAGTAGCGATTGTTACTAACTTAATAATTGGCCGTGTGTTGAACAGCCCGATGGTCACATTTATTATTATTTTAATTTCATTATTGATTCAGGCGGGGCTAGTCACATCACTTAGAAATAAACTCGATGATCGATCGTCATCATATAAAAATTTCGGACTATATTTTATTTCTCTGATATTAATTTTGCCAACTGGAATCATGGGGATCTTTACGCCATTAAAAATGAATATTCCAGTTACTGGAGCGATGCTAACCTGGTTGACGATAAATCGTCGGATTCTGATTTTAATTGGTGTAATAGTTTATTTAGCAGCTTTATTCTTTTTAAGTACTGCGTTACATGATGCATTTCGTAAAAATTCAGGAAAGAGTCTATTTAAAGAGTGGTTGAAATTGATTTTTGAACTGTTCGAATTAGTCATCGGCACATTTTTAATTATTTTTGTGATGGCTGGAATTGCTCGGGTGTTTAATGGCGGTTTAAGTTTAACATTAATTAATGCTGGAATAATGGTTCTCGTTAATTATTACCAAATGAGAATCTGTCTAAAAATATTCGGGCTTTCTGATGTTAAACAAAAAGTTCACAATAATTGGCATGTTATTCTTACTCTCGGATCTTGCTGGTTAATTGTCTGTGGAATTCAATCCACATTAAAGCCGCTAGTGACTGCCAGAAATAATGACAAAATTGTCGTTCACAGGGGAGTCATTGATGGCAATGGTGAATATAATCGAATTTCATCATTAAATAAAAATGGTGGTAAGGGGTATCCATTTATTGAAATGGATATTCAAGAAACCAAGGATCATCAATTTATCTGTCAACACGATGACACCATTGATATCCAGGGTAAATTGCAATTAGTCAATTCATTAACTCTCAAACAGATTCAGAAGCATAAACAAACTGATTTGTTCGGTGATTATCTGAAGAAGGCTGGCAAATTACGTCAAAAGTTAATCGTGGAATTGAAAGCTACTAATATTTCAAGTAAGAATATGGGATTTGCTTTCGTTAAACAATTCGGTAAACAAATGGCTCAACAACATAACATGGTTCATTCAATTGATTATCAGTATTTGATGCAAATCAAGTCTCTTCAACCCAGAATAAAAGTTGGTTTAGTGACTATGTTGAATGTGTTCGATATTACTAAGCTTAAACCGGATTTCTATACTGTTCAGAGAGTCACTATGAATGATTATCTTATAGCACAATGCCAAAGTGTTGGCCGACCAGTTTTTAGTTGGACTAATAATAGTGTGATGGCAATGAAGACTGCCAAATTATTAGGTGTTCAAGGACAGGTTACAGATCGAGCCAGTTTATTGAAACACGTCGATATTAATCAAAAGAAAGATGCCTGGTTGTTAATTTTAAATAAGGTGTGGGATTACGCGTAA
- a CDS encoding D-alanine--D-alanine ligase family protein codes for MENNKKQHIALLFGGNSSEHDVSKRSAHNIYDAMDKDRYDISLFLMTRSGYFLSDEGSKRVFDGESEAAVEKDEMAKLDLTNPLAPIANLQNAKGVEVFFPIIHGNLGEDGTIQGLLRLLNKPYVGTGVLGSAMSFDKDITKKILGLAGVANTRYELVTPLTADQYSYESLSKELGSTLFVKPANQGSSVGIHKVENAEEYDESMRDAFRYDDKILVEEAIEGPRELEISILGNREPIASKVGSIQVPETDEFYTYDNKFVDASEVKFDIPVAISDELATQITEMGLTTYRALGLKGLARIDFLISKNDEPYVGEVNTLPGFTNISLYPQLFEASGISYTDLIDRLIQLAIDEFEYRSKILYDFKPLDPKDQNV; via the coding sequence ATGGAAAATAACAAAAAGCAACACATTGCCTTACTTTTTGGTGGTAATTCCTCAGAGCACGACGTTTCTAAACGTTCTGCTCACAATATTTACGATGCAATGGACAAGGATAGATATGATATCAGTCTATTCTTGATGACTCGTAGTGGTTACTTTCTAAGTGATGAAGGTTCAAAGCGCGTGTTTGACGGTGAATCTGAAGCTGCAGTTGAAAAAGATGAGATGGCTAAGCTAGATCTAACTAATCCATTAGCACCAATTGCTAACTTGCAAAATGCTAAAGGGGTCGAGGTATTCTTCCCAATCATTCACGGTAATCTAGGTGAAGATGGAACAATTCAAGGACTTCTTAGATTATTAAACAAGCCTTATGTTGGTACTGGGGTTCTTGGATCAGCAATGTCATTTGATAAGGACATTACCAAGAAGATTCTAGGACTAGCTGGAGTTGCTAATACTAGATACGAATTAGTAACACCATTAACTGCTGATCAATACAGTTATGAATCATTATCTAAAGAACTTGGCAGCACTTTGTTTGTTAAACCTGCTAACCAAGGATCATCAGTGGGAATTCATAAAGTTGAAAATGCTGAAGAATACGATGAATCAATGCGTGATGCATTCCGTTATGACGACAAGATTTTAGTTGAAGAAGCCATTGAAGGTCCCCGTGAATTAGAAATCTCAATTTTGGGTAACCGTGAACCAATTGCATCTAAAGTTGGCTCAATTCAGGTTCCTGAAACTGATGAATTCTATACTTATGACAACAAGTTCGTTGATGCTAGTGAAGTTAAGTTCGACATTCCAGTAGCTATTTCTGATGAATTAGCTACTCAAATTACTGAAATGGGATTGACTACTTATCGAGCACTTGGACTCAAGGGACTTGCACGTATCGATTTCTTGATCTCTAAGAATGACGAACCATATGTTGGTGAAGTAAATACTTTACCAGGGTTCACTAACATCAGTCTCTATCCACAACTATTTGAGGCTTCAGGAATTTCATATACTGATTTAATTGATCGTTTAATTCAATTGGCAATTGATGAATTTGAATATCGTTCAAAGATTCTATACGATTTCAAACCACTAGATCCTAAAGATCAAAATGTTTAA
- a CDS encoding SPFH domain-containing protein, translating into MKEKSVFHVNGYAGLLGAIVVLIIGSYLAYLGTALTIILAIIIIVADILFASSLTIISPNEAKVLTFFDQYIGTIKSAGLYMTVPLTNKAPISLKVRNFNSSIIKVNDLKGNPVEIAAVIVYRVVDSAKASFNVDAYEQFVEIQSESAIRHIASQYPYDSFDDDTKELTLRGNSTDVSEALKAELQERLAVAGISIVETRLTHLAYATEIASAMLQRQQSTAILSARKIIVEGAVSIAEDAVTQIENDLKIETTNDKRLQLVNNVLVSIINDKGTQNVINTDSLD; encoded by the coding sequence ATGAAAGAAAAATCAGTATTTCACGTAAATGGTTATGCAGGATTATTGGGTGCAATTGTTGTTTTGATTATAGGTTCTTATTTGGCATACTTAGGAACGGCGTTGACGATAATTTTAGCAATCATTATCATTGTTGCAGATATTTTGTTTGCCAGTTCCTTAACAATCATTTCACCCAATGAAGCTAAGGTTTTAACGTTCTTTGACCAATACATTGGAACGATTAAGAGTGCTGGCCTATATATGACCGTACCATTAACTAACAAGGCACCGATTTCATTAAAAGTTCGTAATTTTAATAGTTCAATCATCAAAGTTAATGATTTAAAGGGTAATCCGGTGGAAATTGCAGCTGTTATCGTTTACCGGGTTGTCGATTCCGCTAAAGCATCGTTCAACGTTGACGCTTACGAGCAATTTGTTGAGATTCAAAGCGAATCAGCAATTCGACACATTGCTAGTCAGTATCCATATGACAGCTTTGATGATGATACTAAAGAATTAACATTAAGAGGGAATTCAACCGACGTCTCAGAGGCATTAAAAGCTGAATTACAAGAACGCTTGGCCGTGGCGGGTATCAGTATTGTTGAAACTAGATTAACGCATCTTGCATACGCCACGGAAATTGCTAGTGCGATGCTTCAACGTCAACAATCTACTGCAATATTATCTGCTAGAAAAATTATTGTTGAAGGGGCAGTTTCAATAGCTGAAGATGCTGTTACTCAAATAGAAAACGATCTTAAGATTGAAACTACTAATGATAAACGCTTACAGCTGGTTAATAATGTCCTTGTGTCAATCATTAATGATAAAGGGACGCAAAATGTTATTAATACCGATTCGTTAGACTAA
- a CDS encoding glycine cleavage system protein H, which translates to MNEKYYWMEENNGVVTVGLTDEGKDELGNITFVSLPKVGDSLTKTDVLINVEADKAVSDIPSPVEGTVVAINEDAANDPSILNNSDKNSTWVAKIEK; encoded by the coding sequence ATGAATGAAAAGTACTATTGGATGGAAGAAAATAATGGCGTAGTTACTGTTGGTTTGACCGATGAAGGTAAAGACGAGCTTGGCAATATCACTTTTGTTTCATTGCCTAAGGTTGGCGACAGCTTAACTAAGACTGATGTGTTAATTAACGTTGAAGCCGATAAAGCTGTTTCTGACATTCCTAGTCCAGTTGAGGGAACTGTGGTGGCAATTAACGAAGATGCTGCTAATGATCCAAGTATTTTAAATAATTCAGACAAAAACTCTACTTGGGTTGCTAAGATTGAAAAGTAA
- a CDS encoding FtsW/RodA/SpoVE family cell cycle protein, which produces METSRRNSDDKSRIDWGIILCVLILALVGLGSIYVAASHDTGGTSVIKQVASQFVWYAIGTVAVVIIMQFDSEQLWKVAPYAYGLGIFLLAAVLVLYSRTYFLQTGAKSWFQLGPLTFQPSEVMKPAYILMMGRVIVDHNDNYSVKSTRSDWILIGKLIGWTIPVAVLLKLQNDFGTMLVFFAILAGLIVVSGVTWKIIMPAFLIVVAIGGGALALVIPDSGRQLLEKIGFQAYQFSRVDTWLHPNADTSNQGYQLWQSMKAIGSGGITGTGFNNSHVYVPVRESDMIFSVVGENFGFIGSCLLIFVYFLLIYQMIKVTFDTRNVFYANISTGVIMMILFHVFENIGMSIGLLPLTGIPLPFVSAGGSALIGNMIGIGLIMSMQYHNKSYMFGDDKEFS; this is translated from the coding sequence TTGGAGACAAGTCGAAGAAATTCTGATGATAAGTCGCGAATCGATTGGGGAATTATTCTCTGTGTATTGATTCTAGCGCTTGTTGGCCTTGGCTCAATTTATGTTGCCGCATCCCATGATACCGGTGGCACGAGTGTTATTAAGCAGGTAGCATCACAATTTGTATGGTATGCGATTGGAACGGTAGCAGTAGTTATCATTATGCAATTTGACTCAGAGCAGTTATGGAAAGTTGCCCCTTACGCTTATGGATTGGGAATTTTCCTATTAGCTGCGGTCTTAGTTTTGTATAGTAGAACTTACTTCTTACAGACCGGTGCTAAAAGTTGGTTCCAATTAGGACCTCTGACGTTTCAGCCATCTGAGGTTATGAAGCCAGCGTATATATTGATGATGGGTAGAGTAATAGTTGATCATAATGATAACTATTCAGTAAAATCCACCAGAAGTGACTGGATTTTAATTGGCAAATTAATTGGTTGGACTATCCCAGTTGCCGTATTATTAAAGTTACAAAATGACTTTGGTACTATGTTGGTGTTCTTCGCCATTTTGGCGGGTCTAATAGTTGTTTCTGGGGTAACTTGGAAGATAATCATGCCAGCCTTTCTAATCGTTGTCGCAATTGGTGGTGGAGCTTTGGCATTGGTTATTCCAGATTCTGGAAGACAGTTACTTGAAAAGATTGGTTTTCAAGCCTATCAATTTTCACGAGTTGATACTTGGTTACATCCAAATGCGGATACAAGTAATCAAGGATATCAGTTATGGCAAAGTATGAAAGCTATTGGTTCCGGTGGAATTACTGGTACTGGTTTCAATAATTCTCATGTCTATGTTCCTGTTCGTGAATCAGATATGATTTTTTCAGTTGTTGGTGAAAACTTTGGATTTATTGGTAGTTGTTTATTGATCTTTGTTTATTTCTTGTTGATTTACCAAATGATCAAAGTTACGTTTGATACTCGTAACGTATTTTATGCTAATATCTCTACTGGAGTCATCATGATGATTCTCTTCCATGTGTTTGAAAACATCGGAATGAGCATTGGTTTACTTCCATTGACTGGTATTCCCTTACCGTTCGTCAGTGCTGGGGGGTCAGCATTAATCGGTAATATGATTGGAATTGGTTTGATAATGTCAATGCAGTATCATAATAAGAGTTATATGTTTGGTGACGATAAAGAATTCTCATAG
- a CDS encoding DUF2969 domain-containing protein, producing the protein MSKANKSINVDINDTKNSAGQPISELMVGKDSIGSIRELEDNKFEVINLDQDVFHVKSFDEGVTTLIKHFNLHH; encoded by the coding sequence ATGAGTAAAGCAAATAAGTCAATTAACGTAGATATTAACGATACAAAAAATAGTGCCGGCCAACCAATTTCTGAATTGATGGTGGGCAAGGATTCAATCGGAAGCATTCGTGAGCTGGAAGATAACAAGTTTGAAGTTATCAATCTAGACCAAGATGTTTTCCATGTTAAGAGTTTTGATGAAGGCGTTACAACCTTAATTAAGCATTTTAATTTACATCATTAG
- the yidD gene encoding membrane protein insertion efficiency factor YidD has product MKHILIGLVHWYQRYISPLFPPTCRYYPTCSNYMLGAINKHGAILGTIMGIARILRCHPFVKGGYDPVPDKFTIFRNKNARDKYRRSMNLK; this is encoded by the coding sequence TTGAAGCATATTCTAATTGGTTTAGTTCATTGGTATCAGCGATATATTTCGCCTTTATTCCCACCAACTTGTCGATACTATCCGACATGTAGTAATTACATGTTAGGTGCTATCAACAAACATGGCGCTATTTTGGGCACGATTATGGGAATCGCACGGATTCTCAGATGTCATCCATTTGTTAAAGGCGGCTATGATCCGGTCCCAGATAAGTTCACTATTTTTAGAAATAAAAATGCTAGGGACAAATATCGCAGATCCATGAACTTAAAGTAA